Proteins from one Niallia circulans genomic window:
- the fliE gene encoding flagellar hook-basal body complex protein FliE, with translation MATVNLPAVSSTLPLTNSSATTKATSSEVQKSFSSFLKDSLNNVNKAQNESDVLTNKLAKGEDVDLSQVMITSQKASVMMSATLEFRNKAVEAYQEMMRMSI, from the coding sequence ATGGCGACAGTAAATCTTCCAGCAGTGTCATCCACATTGCCGTTAACTAATTCTTCTGCAACAACGAAAGCGACTAGTTCAGAAGTTCAAAAAAGCTTTTCTTCCTTTTTAAAAGATTCACTTAATAATGTAAATAAAGCACAGAATGAATCGGATGTTCTAACAAACAAGCTTGCAAAAGGAGAAGACGTTGATCTTTCGCAAGTAATGATTACATCACAGAAGGCAAGTGTGATGATGTCGGCTACATTAGAATTTAGAAACAAAGCTGTCGAAGCGTATCAAGAAATGATGAGAATGTCTATTTAA
- the flgC gene encoding flagellar basal body rod protein FlgC: MSIFHSMNTTASALTANRLRMDVISSNMANAETTRGKLVNGEWEPYRRKSVVLQAQEGNSFASHLNAATAGNSATGNGVKVTKIADDTETPFEMVYDPENPDANADGYVQMPNVDPLREMVDLMSATRSYEANVTVLNASKSMLMKTLEIGK; the protein is encoded by the coding sequence ATGTCGATATTCCATAGCATGAATACAACTGCTTCTGCCCTAACAGCAAACAGGCTTCGAATGGATGTTATCTCCTCTAATATGGCGAATGCAGAAACGACAAGAGGAAAGCTAGTGAATGGTGAATGGGAGCCGTACAGAAGAAAATCAGTTGTATTGCAAGCACAAGAGGGCAATTCATTTGCATCACATTTAAATGCTGCGACAGCAGGTAATTCAGCCACAGGAAATGGCGTTAAAGTAACAAAGATTGCAGATGATACGGAAACTCCTTTTGAAATGGTGTATGATCCGGAAAATCCAGATGCTAATGCCGATGGTTATGTACAAATGCCGAATGTGGACCCATTAAGGGAAATGGTTGATTTGATGAGTGCAACAAGGTCTTATGAAGCGAACGTAACAGTCTTAAATGCCTCAAAAAGCATGCTTATGAAAACTTTAGAGATAGGAAAGTAG
- the flgB gene encoding flagellar basal body rod protein FlgB, giving the protein MKLFSNTISTLENALNYSNTKQKVISQNIANVDTPNYKAKEVTFKNTLATAMNANKTNSRHFDFEGSTGSVQIKTDKNVTYNNNGNSVDVDKEMSELAENQIYYNALVERISGKFNSLENVIKGGR; this is encoded by the coding sequence ATGAAGCTTTTTTCGAATACTATTTCAACACTAGAAAATGCTTTGAATTATTCTAATACAAAACAAAAAGTTATTTCACAAAATATCGCTAACGTCGATACGCCCAATTATAAGGCTAAGGAAGTAACATTTAAAAATACATTAGCAACTGCCATGAATGCTAACAAAACGAACAGCAGGCATTTCGATTTTGAAGGATCTACTGGCTCTGTGCAAATAAAGACAGATAAGAACGTTACTTATAATAATAATGGCAACAGCGTTGATGTGGATAAAGAGATGAGTGAGCTGGCTGAAAATCAGATTTACTACAATGCTTTAGTCGAAAGAATTAGCGGGAAGTTTAATTCTTTAGAAAATGTCATAAAAGGAGGAAGATAA
- the codY gene encoding GTP-sensing pleiotropic transcriptional regulator CodY, with product MDLLSKTRKINAMLQRAAGKPVNFKEMSETLSEVIEANIFVVSRRGKLLGFAINQQIENDRMIKMLEDRQFPEEYTNNLFNIQVTSSNLDVESEYTAFPIENKDLFNQGLTTIVPIIGGGERLGTLILARLQEQFHDDDLILAEYGATVVGMEILREKAEEIEEEARSKAVVQMAISSLSYSELEAIEHIFEELNGNEGLLVASKIADRVGITRSVIVNALRKLESAGVIESRSLGMKGTYIKVLNDKFLLELEKLKAN from the coding sequence ATGGATTTATTGTCAAAAACTCGAAAAATTAATGCGATGCTGCAAAGAGCTGCTGGAAAGCCAGTTAACTTTAAAGAAATGTCTGAGACACTAAGTGAAGTTATTGAAGCAAATATCTTTGTAGTAAGCAGAAGAGGGAAATTACTAGGTTTTGCTATTAACCAGCAAATTGAAAATGACCGTATGATTAAAATGCTGGAAGACCGTCAATTCCCAGAAGAGTACACAAATAATCTTTTTAATATTCAAGTGACTTCAAGTAATTTGGATGTGGAAAGCGAATATACAGCATTCCCAATTGAAAACAAAGATTTATTCAACCAAGGACTTACAACGATCGTGCCGATCATTGGCGGTGGAGAAAGACTTGGAACATTAATTCTTGCAAGACTTCAAGAGCAATTCCATGATGATGATTTAATTTTGGCTGAATACGGTGCTACTGTTGTTGGTATGGAGATTCTTCGTGAAAAAGCAGAAGAAATCGAAGAAGAAGCAAGAAGTAAAGCTGTTGTGCAAATGGCGATCAGTTCATTATCATATAGTGAATTAGAAGCAATTGAACACATCTTTGAAGAATTGAACGGAAATGAAGGACTTCTAGTTGCTTCAAAAATTGCAGACAGAGTCGGTATTACTAGATCTGTAATTGTTAATGCATTGCGTAAGCTAGAAAGTGCTGGTGTTATTGAATCTCGTTCTCTTGGAATGAAAGGAACTTACATTAAAGTATTGAACGATAAGTTCTTGTTAGAATTAGAAAAACTGAAAGCTAATTAA
- the hslU gene encoding HslU--HslV peptidase ATPase subunit, whose amino-acid sequence MNKNASLTPRQIVERLDQYIVGQKDAKKAVAIALRNRFRRGLLDEKLRDEISPKNILMMGPTGVGKTEIARRIAKIVSAPFVKVEATKFTEVGYVGRDVESMVRDLVETSVRIVKEEKMVQVKERAETAANNRLVDLMMPSSAKKQKNYSNPLEMLFGGGNSETQTEEPTVEESSRYEKRKVLKEKLALGELENETITVEVDEQQPSMFDMLQGSGMEQMGMNMQDALSSFMPKKKKKRKLTVREARIVLTNEEAQKLIDMDEVTQEAVVRAEQMGIIFIDEIDKIASKSNGGSSADVSREGVQRDILPVVEGSTIVTKYGSVKTDHILFIAAGAFHISKPSDLIPELQGRFPIRVELGKLTVDDFYRILVEPDNALIKQYQALLQTEGIEIEFSDDAIRKIAEVAYEVNQNTDNIGARRLHTILEKLLEDLSFEAPEITMDKVSITPQYVEEKLGAIARNKDLSQFIL is encoded by the coding sequence ATGAATAAGAACGCAAGCTTAACACCTCGTCAAATTGTAGAACGTCTTGATCAATATATTGTTGGACAAAAGGATGCAAAGAAAGCTGTTGCGATAGCGTTAAGAAACCGTTTTCGCCGCGGGTTGCTTGATGAAAAGCTAAGGGATGAAATTAGCCCAAAAAATATCTTGATGATGGGACCTACTGGTGTAGGTAAAACAGAAATCGCAAGACGAATCGCAAAAATTGTCAGCGCCCCATTTGTCAAAGTGGAAGCGACCAAGTTCACTGAAGTCGGTTATGTCGGCAGAGATGTTGAATCCATGGTAAGAGATTTAGTGGAAACATCTGTACGAATTGTAAAAGAAGAGAAGATGGTTCAGGTGAAAGAAAGAGCGGAAACAGCAGCGAATAACCGCCTTGTGGACCTTATGATGCCTTCTTCAGCTAAAAAACAAAAAAACTACAGTAACCCGCTTGAAATGCTGTTTGGCGGTGGGAATTCGGAAACTCAAACAGAGGAGCCGACTGTGGAAGAATCAAGCCGATATGAAAAAAGAAAAGTGCTAAAAGAAAAATTGGCGCTTGGTGAGCTTGAGAATGAAACAATAACAGTTGAGGTAGATGAGCAACAGCCATCTATGTTCGATATGCTACAAGGCTCCGGAATGGAGCAAATGGGTATGAACATGCAGGATGCGTTAAGCAGCTTTATGCCTAAGAAAAAGAAAAAAAGAAAATTGACTGTACGTGAAGCTAGAATTGTTTTGACTAATGAAGAAGCACAAAAGCTGATCGATATGGACGAAGTAACACAAGAAGCAGTCGTACGTGCAGAGCAAATGGGAATCATCTTTATCGACGAAATCGATAAAATTGCAAGCAAAAGCAATGGTGGATCCTCTGCTGATGTATCAAGAGAAGGTGTTCAGCGTGACATCCTTCCAGTAGTAGAAGGATCGACAATCGTGACAAAATACGGATCTGTTAAAACAGATCATATTTTATTCATTGCAGCAGGTGCATTCCACATTTCTAAGCCGTCCGATTTGATTCCTGAGCTTCAAGGTAGGTTCCCAATCCGTGTTGAACTTGGTAAGCTAACAGTTGATGACTTTTACCGTATCCTTGTGGAGCCTGATAATGCGTTAATTAAGCAATATCAAGCATTACTGCAAACTGAAGGTATAGAAATTGAATTTTCTGACGATGCTATACGTAAGATAGCAGAAGTGGCTTATGAAGTGAATCAAAACACGGATAACATCGGAGCGAGAAGACTTCATACGATTCTTGAGAAACTGCTCGAGGATCTATCATTTGAAGCACCTGAAATTACGATGGATAAAGTATCCATAACTCCGCAATATGTGGAAGAAAAACTTGGTGCGATTGCACGAAATAAAGATTTAAGTCAATTTATTCTTTAA
- the hslV gene encoding ATP-dependent protease subunit HslV, with the protein MSGLPQFHATTIFAVQHKGKCAMSGDGQVTFGNAVVMKHTAKKVRKLFNGKVIAGFAGSVADAFTLFELFEGKLEEYNGNLQRAAVELAKLWRSDKILRKLEAMLIIMNETDLLLVSGTGEVIEPDDGILAIGSGGNYALSAGRALKQYSGEHLSAYEIAKAALEIAGDICVYTNNNIIVEEL; encoded by the coding sequence ATGTCTGGACTACCACAGTTTCATGCAACTACTATTTTTGCTGTTCAACATAAAGGGAAATGCGCCATGTCAGGTGATGGTCAAGTCACTTTCGGCAATGCTGTCGTAATGAAACATACTGCAAAAAAGGTAAGAAAACTTTTTAATGGAAAAGTGATAGCCGGTTTTGCAGGCTCTGTTGCTGATGCCTTTACTTTATTTGAGCTGTTCGAAGGGAAATTGGAAGAGTATAACGGAAATCTGCAAAGAGCGGCAGTGGAGCTTGCGAAGCTTTGGAGAAGTGACAAGATTTTACGCAAGCTTGAAGCAATGCTCATCATTATGAATGAAACAGATTTGCTGCTTGTATCTGGAACAGGTGAAGTTATAGAGCCAGATGACGGAATTTTAGCGATTGGCTCTGGCGGAAACTATGCATTATCAGCTGGAAGGGCTCTTAAACAATACTCAGGCGAACATCTTTCTGCTTATGAAATAGCAAAGGCAGCTCTTGAAATCGCTGGCGATATTTGTGTATATACGAACAATAATATTATTGTAGAAGAATTATAA
- the xerC gene encoding tyrosine recombinase XerC, with protein sequence MNKEQNAFLNLFIEYLKIEKNCSPYTIDVYKKDIQQFFLFMSKQLLEHVKEVSAQDVRIFLTELFNEELARKSIARKISSLRSFYRFLARENIVESNPFAVVSIPKLESRLPDFFYEEELQHIFRSCDTTSVLGKRNVAILELLYATGIRVGECTKIEMKDIDFSISTLLVKGKGKKERYVPFGSFAHTALESYIKNSRSKLMDKNKTNHPFLFVNYKGGPLTENGVRDILNRMMESSASKEKIHPHKLRHSFATHLLANGADMRTVQELLGHAFLSSTQIYTHVTSDYLKKTYMSFHPRA encoded by the coding sequence ATGAATAAGGAACAAAACGCTTTCTTGAACCTGTTTATTGAATACTTGAAGATTGAAAAAAACTGCTCACCGTATACGATTGATGTCTATAAAAAGGATATACAGCAATTTTTCCTATTTATGTCCAAGCAATTGCTTGAACATGTGAAGGAAGTAAGCGCACAGGATGTGCGGATTTTTTTGACAGAGCTGTTCAATGAGGAGCTTGCAAGAAAATCTATTGCCCGTAAAATATCTAGTCTTCGGAGCTTTTACCGATTTTTAGCTAGAGAGAATATAGTGGAAAGCAATCCCTTTGCAGTTGTCAGTATCCCAAAGCTGGAAAGCAGACTGCCGGATTTCTTTTATGAAGAGGAATTGCAGCATATTTTTCGTTCGTGTGATACGACAAGTGTACTGGGAAAAAGAAATGTCGCCATCCTGGAGCTTTTGTATGCAACAGGCATCCGGGTTGGTGAATGCACAAAAATCGAAATGAAAGACATCGATTTCAGCATTTCGACATTGCTGGTAAAGGGGAAAGGTAAAAAGGAGCGGTATGTTCCATTTGGCAGCTTTGCCCATACCGCCCTTGAATCTTACATAAAGAACAGCAGAAGTAAGCTGATGGATAAAAACAAGACGAATCATCCCTTTTTGTTTGTCAATTATAAGGGGGGACCGCTCACCGAAAACGGTGTGCGCGATATCCTTAACAGAATGATGGAATCGTCTGCTTCCAAAGAGAAAATCCATCCGCATAAACTTCGCCATTCATTTGCTACACATCTCTTGGCAAACGGTGCCGATATGCGGACTGTACAAGAATTATTGGGTCATGCTTTTTTATCATCCACCCAAATTTATACACATGTCACAAGCGACTACTTAAAAAAAACATATATGTCCTTCCATCCAAGGGCATAG